Within the Carassius gibelio isolate Cgi1373 ecotype wild population from Czech Republic chromosome B15, carGib1.2-hapl.c, whole genome shotgun sequence genome, the region GTATTTCCATTGTACAATAtctagtaaaaaaaacaacatgataATACACTGAAATTCATTTTAACATAAGAAATGTCCACACATTACAAACACACctccctttttcttttctttttttctttaaactagCAGTTGGATGGAACAATGAGGGTATTACCATTAAATGAAtagttaaaataatacaattcgctgaaaatgtactcatccttaGACTATCCAAGATCTAGGTGATTTGTTTCTGTATTAGAACAGATTTAGCATTACATAACATGGTCACCatttctgcaatgaatgggtgccgtcagaatgagagttcaaacagctgaccaaatcatctacatcttgggtggccGGATGGTGAATAAACCTTCATTTTgggtaaaaaacaacaaacaaaatattttaataaaaaaatataataagaaataaaaggaCCTATAAAGCTTCAGGCATAACTACATCAGTTTTATTTGTGGAACTCTATTACTAACATAACATTGTAAACACACAGTACTGTCTGAAGAGTaagtaatttttaaatgtttcttccACCTATTGAAATCGACATAAAGTATCTTACAAAATACTGTCTATATATGAGGGTATACATTTGTTGTtctcaaaattattaaaataaggtAGCTTCTGAAGATCTGAACAGTCTTGTCAACACCTAAATCCATTATCCTTTCTGGCCTCATCATTGCTCCTGTTATTGAATGGGTTTCTAGTGTTTCTATTGTCTGGCTCAAACAGACGGAATTTGTATCTTTAACCTTTGCCAACAAGACAGATCATTTGcactataaaatatacttttgagAGTTGTTTTGAGGTCAGAATATGTTAAGGATACTGTACAGCAGTGGtgcccaaccctgttcctggagatATATctacctgcagagttcagttaTAACTTGAGCTGAACCTGAGCTGAACTTTTTGCAGGAAtgtagatctccaggaacagggttgggcaCAACtgctgtacagtattgttcataTTGATTAGAAATAAGAAAATTTAAATCATTGGGGAAGTATCGTGAACTGCTTTGATATAGAgcacttttaaatgaagtgtccTGGCCAGTTAAATTTGAATAATGGtcaggtgtttgtttgtttgtttgtttgtttgtttgttttaaccaTATATTAGAtgtcataatgaaaaaaaaagtactaatgAAATATATCCAATATATAAGttgctttataataaataaatcagtgcaAATTTTGCATTACCATCAATTCAGAAAGATCTTTTTTGGGCCTGTATTGTGAAGAAGATCTCTGTTTCTCTGTGGGAATAGTGCACAGGCTCGTGGGAAAACAGCGTTGAGTATTTAGAGACCATGATTCGTATAAAGTTTTCATTTCACTCTAAAAGACCAAGGATTATGATAGATAAACAAAGTATAGTAAAATAAGTTGTACAGATTTCGATCCATCAACATATTGGAAAAGCATAGATTATTGTATGTCTCTGCACAGTCGCTTCACATCACAGTTTAACAAAGAGGCCATTTAAAAAGGAATTATTTATCTAATACTGTCAAATACATCATACTGTAGTATAACTTATTGTGTTGGATTGATCAGCATGAAGAATCTTTCTgctcaaaatattttattcacagaCTTCAAACTAAAAGGTTTCCACAGTCTAGGGGAATGGAGGCCTTTTTTATTTATCCCCTtctttctgatttttttattgTCCATCACTGCAAATTCTATTCTCTTATATTTAATCATAAGTCAGAAGTCTCTGCATTCTCCCATGTATGTACTAATAGGTTTAATGGCTGTTGTAGACTTAATCTTACCTATAGTTTTTGTACCCAACATGCTTGTTAGCTTTCTATTCAACTGGGGTGGGATATCCCTAGTTGGTTGTTTGATACAAATGTTTTGCATTCATTATGTTGGTGCATTTCAGTCGACTTTACCTTTGTGGATGGCACTGGATCGTTACTTTGCAATATGTAAACCTCTTTACTATCATAAATACATGGCAATCCCTAACTTTCTAAAGTTTATTGTTGTCCCACTAGTCAGAAATGGACTCCTGAATATCAGCATGGTCTCTATGGCTGGAAAACTAACATTCTGTGTAACAAATGTTATTGATCACTGTTTTTGTGAACACATGGCATTGGTTCAGTTAGCATGTGGAGATATATCTATTAATAACTTAGTAGGACTTTTGACAGCTTTACTGATACCAacttttgactttattcttgttaCTGGTTCCTATGTTGTGATTTTTGTCTCTGTTTTTAAATCTGGCAAGGGCCAAATGAAGGCCATAAACACTTGCATTACTCACATCATTGTCATGACAAGTGGTTTGAGTTTTGCCCTGATTGCATTCATGTCATACAGAATAAGAAATAATTTTTCTACTAACAGTCGTGTATTTGTGAGCACAATGTACATACTTTTCCCAAGTTGTTTTAACCAATTGTTTATGGAGTGAGAACAAAGGAAATGAGACAAAAGTTTCTTCAGCTTGTAAGTGAAATAAAGATCTTTCCTTTGTAAACAAATCAGTTTGAAATATGTTCAACAATATTATGCTGAAACTGTAGCATTCAAGCaatgatatattattttgttaaagttttagattaattataaaaattgcAAGAGTTGTGAATTGTGTCAAGTGTCCATTTCACTCAGATGgacatattttttttccatatttgagATGCCATAACTACACAAAATAACATCTAAATAAGGAAGTATGGTTGCAATGACAACTCTCATGAATAATTACACAAACTAGGTCTTTAATCTACAAGCAAATACACCAAAGAACACTGAGAAACTATAACACAACCATGCGTATAGATAGGAACTGACAAATAAATTCAGGCTTtaaatagtcaagtcaagtcacctttatttatatagcgctttaaacaaaatacaagtcaacgatatcgctgtagatgaagtgaccccaactaagcaagccagaggcgacagcggcaaggaaccgaaacttactttggtgacagaatggagaaaaaaaaaccttgggagaaaccaggctcagttggggggccagttctcctctgaccagacgaaaccagtagttcaattccaggctgcagcaaagtcagattgtgtagaaggatcatctgtttcctgtggtcttgtcctggtggtcctctgagacaaggtctttacaggggaactgtatctggggctctagttgtcttggtctccgctgtctttcagggcagtagaggtcctttctaggtgctgatccaccatctggtctggatacgtactggatccgggtgactgcagtgaccctctgatctggatacagactggatctggtggctacggtgacctcggaataggagagaaacagacaaatggtaacactttagaataaggttccattagttaatgttagttaatgtattaattaacatgaacaaacaatgaataatacatttattattgtatttattcatcttcgttaatgttagttaatgaaaatacagttattggtaacactttataataactgcatgctattaatcattagttaagcattagtaaacagatgaTTCATAATTTGTAAAGCATAAATAGacaataataatcagtttataaatacagatataaatgctttactcttgatttaaaagcatatctatagtgtgtaatttcatactttattcatgatcaatttatcatttctcaatgaagtatagcattatttacaaaccagttatttaggagttgccagtgattcataagatcacaagaaacgtagtaaattcaggtagttataaagcatttagtagtggtcagttaactatttatgtgagctcatctaaagtgaggactagttatgccttgtaaagtatttataaaggatatttaaaggctcagttatcttctaaacaaaaaacagaaacaaacacaacacagtgatacagaacatagaaatattaacagcctttaaatctcatttgtaaaagctttacatggcataaatagtcctcactttagatgagctcacaaaaatagttaactaacaactacatatgttttataactacctgaattaaccctgaattacagtagaaatacatgttaataaaccatttattaacactataagtaactattactatatgtctgaataaaaagatgtatgaatgcacatttaaatagtttattaatcatttacttacaatttctaagtgatcttatgaaccactggcaactccttaataactggtgtgtaaataatgctatacttaatttagaaatgacaaattgatcattaataaagtatgaaaaaaacaattattaaatacattatagatatgcttttaaatcaggtataaagcatttatatctgtatttgtaaactgcttataaatgtctattaatgctttataaatgattaattaactgtttcctaatgcttaactaaaaattaatagcatgcagttattatagaGTGTTACCcatttattcattgttagttcatggtaattcacagtgcattaactaatgttaacaagcacaacttttgatttaaataatgcattagtaaatgttgaaattaacatgaactaagacttatgaatgctgtagaaggattgttcttgcttagttcatgttaacgaaagtagttaacgaACATTaaataatggaaccttattctaaagtgttaccagacaaatattagcgtagatgccattcttctaatgatgtagcaagtacatagggtgttatgggaagtgttcccggttccggtttacctaattaatgcagcctaaaaatcctttaatggatttggatattaaaagtatattagtatgttatgtgtaagccaggttaaagagatgggtctttttatctagatttaaactgcaagagtgtgtctgcctcccgaacaatgttctAGCGGAACATCGTCGccacgttgcggaggtcctgcaatgTCTGAGCGCTTTCCAGTTATACCTCAAAGCAGatatttttgacataaatggaagatttgaaataggcctataatttgccagtacactaggatctagttttggtttcttaataagaggcttaataaccgccagcttgaatggttttgggacgtgacctaaagataacaacgagttaatgatattgagaagcggttcttcggctacaggtaacaactctttcagtaatttagtgggtacaggatctaataaacatgttggtttagatacGTTGATAAGTTTtagttcttcctgtcctatagttgtaaagtactgcagtttatctttgggtgccatggatgaaactgaagtgttacacgctgtagaatctacatttgctattgtatttctaatgttatctattttatcagtgaagaaattcatgaagtcattactattaaacgttggtggaatatttgaatcaggtggcgtctggtaatttgttaatttagccactgtgctaaataaaaaccttggattgttttggttattttcaatgagtttgtgtatatgctctgccctagcagtttttagagcctgtctatagctggacatactgtttttccatgcaattctaaaaacttccaagttagtttttctccatttgcgttcaagactatgagttactttcttgagagagtgagtattactgttataccatggcacagtacgtttttctctaacctttttaaatttgatgggggcaacagcttctaatgtattagagaaaatagtgcccatgttgtcagtcatttcgtctaattcatgtgtatttttgggtacaaatagcagttaaGATAGAtaaggcaggttatttgcaaatctgtctttggtgactggaacaatagttctgcccagacggtaacgctgagacatttagttaatatcagtgacatgcagcatgcacgatacaaggaaatggtctgtaatatcatcatttTGAGGTACAATATGTATAGCAGTAaaatcgattccatgagatataatttaATCTAGTGTATGAGTGGGCCTggttaaaacgatgagtgggcctggtgacattttgcttgacaaaagagtttattaggtcctaatgcatcatttgtattatcaacgtgaatagtAAAATCTCcaatgattagcgccttatcaactgtaaccagaaggtctgacaggaaatctgcaaattctttcaggaattctgtatacagccctggtggtctatacacagtagccagagcaagagatacattagatttattttgattgTCTGACAGtgtaatcatttggttttagccaattttcagtcaagcagagtacatcaaaactattatctgtgatcatttaatttacaataactgctttgggtgtgagtgatataatatttatgagcccaaactttaaaaattatttttgttcatttactttacatgtttctggtttaatcatgataagattttttctagatcctacattatatttatattttgacctcactaatcgtttttacagcacaagtacttttatcatttaagcgggtggaacaaaagtcatcataatagttatttgagaattgtcttcctagtcacatggagcgaagtgtcctgaagatgttgtcagagagcagctccgctccgcctctgctggggtgcaggccatcagcaTGAAACAGCCTAGGACACTCCCAGAAAAgtttccagttattaacaaatagcagtttctgttctttacaccatgacaacaaccattcatttaaagcaaaaagtctacggaacctttcgtgtcctcgtcgatacgtgggcagtggtcctgacatgaTGATTGTCACCACGGGTGTCGTGCTGCAAACCATcttgatcaggctcctgaagtccctcttcagcgtctccgtctgccacatcatggtgtcgttaaccccggcgtgaagcatgaccgctctggggctctcgttgGCCTTCAGGAttgcgggtatctgcgcagaaacatcaagaacatgagcaccagggaaacaatgagtgtgcactttacttTCGGCTAACATAGCACAGACGTGttggacgatggagtctccgatgaccccggacttgtgagcgtcagcccgggatgattccagcgcagctctccgctctctcagctgggcctgcctcacatccaggtcgcgaatctgcttctctACGGCCTCGAGCTCGTGTCctcacctgcaatcaaaggtagacattcatccaccattaaagcaagtaacagtgagtacaacagtggtaatgtgtgtgaatagagtattagcaatgtaagcgtgTTTAGCaacaaccacgcttgctgatgctaatgggctataagctaatagcggacccaggagatcaaaataaaactagtgatagcaaggtgctctgattgtttttgttgtagaatacaatagaggatatattcacatgttatataaacggaaacaatggagtataaaatagatttttaagttaaaaagagTAGATAAAAAGAAtgtagtgacggagctcaaacgcagtacggacgccaacaacaaacaggaagtgcagtacagtagagctgaaacaactaatcgatttaatcgattaaaatcgtttattaaaatagttgtcaactaatttagtcatcGATTATTtgctaaataacttttatttgccgtaagcggctcatttcgtgcatatttcaaatctgcggtgaccaaagtgtggcagtaatgagccaccgggggtttagcgaatagccaatagctggcctgtTTTATGTCACGTGTTTCAcaaacagcgtctctgcagcattcagcgggatgTGGGAGTACtctactttgagccttcaaaaaagaagagtaacctgtaaactctgcactactgaactgtttaaggggccgttcacagaTCACGtattttgcgcgctcaagttcgttatttccaatgtagacgctgtatgcgcgctcataatggaagcgacgcggttgcGACGTGCCCGTTTTTCCAGGTGTGTCCACACTGCATCGAgttaaaacatctcaacttttcagagagccgcaagcaCACCACGGGtgtgatttttagagctgcaaatccatttatcctttgctgaaatttccgcctCTTCacggagagagcacgtcatggttgcttagcaatttgcccgagcgctttggaaagaaggagaaagcagcgcacctagcgttttccacgcgtttttaggcgcgatatgtgaacggcccctaagacttttatttgtgcagattctcctttacaatgttgtttgcaaatgtttagtcgtaaaagctgataacattgctttttaacagttaacatttaaagctttacaaacatgttctgtgatcagtttgtcgtttaccagttcataattcagtcttgcagcttaattatgactgaatgagagagttaaatgtttaaatatatttgaaatgcacttttttttttataagtattcTCTTTTTCAAACagcagtttttttgtgtgtgtccattttttttctggacaaccttcttatggattttactttaaagggggggtgaaatgctatttcatgcatacagagttttttacactgttaaagagttggattcccatgctaaacatggacaaagtttcaaaaattaagttgtacgtttgaaggagtatttttgttcccaaaatactccttccggtttgtcacaagtttcggaaagtttttttcgagtatggctctgtgtgacgttagatggagcggaatttccttatatgtgtcctaaggcacttttgccggaagagcgcgcgctcccgtacagcaaggctgagcagcacagacatttcactgatcagagtgattcactgatcagagcgagagcgtcgcgaaaagtcacaaaagaagtgtgtttttggttgccagggcaagacaatcctgcacagattaccaaaaaaaaaaaaaaacagcattaagggaccagtggatggagtttatttttacagagcatcaacagagttgtgcaagtgtttttgtttgttccctgcatttcgaagatgcttgttcacaaggcccagtttgacgacggatttgcgtatcgtttatttcttaaggatgatgcaatcccaaggaaaaagggtcacgatcgtgtgttggaaccgcaggcggtgagtaaaactgcttcaaatatctctgcctccttgttagtgcttcCGCCTccccgagacccgggttcgagccccgctcggagcgagtcgttgctgctgctgctttcattcagtttcagcctctggatctgattctggatcataaataaacggctgaatctgactgtaagccatggtttg harbors:
- the LOC127972569 gene encoding olfactory receptor 52K2-like; translated protein: MKNLSAQNILFTDFKLKGFHSLGEWRPFLFIPFFLIFLLSITANSILLYLIISQKSLHSPMYVLIGLMAVVDLILPIVFVPNMLVSFLFNWGGISLVGCLIQMFCIHYVGAFQSTLPLWMALDRYFAICKPLYYHKYMAIPNFLKFIVVPLVRNGLLNISMVSMAGKLTFCVTNVIDHCFCEHMALVQLACGDISINNLVGLLTALLIPTFDFILVTGSYVVIFVSVFKSGKGQMKAINTCITHIIVMTSGLSFALIAFMSYRIRNNFSTNSRVFVSTMYILFPSCFNQLFME